A stretch of Brassica napus cultivar Da-Ae chromosome C6, Da-Ae, whole genome shotgun sequence DNA encodes these proteins:
- the LOC106449503 gene encoding auxin-responsive protein IAA15 isoform X2 produces the protein MSPEEYVRESGDLRGTELTLALPGTSIIASEGRQKSRNKRSFIETVDLKLGERHVNNSIACNNFDRLVGWPPVRTVRARKYVKVAVDGAAYLRKVDLQMYNCYDQLFAALENMFQGVVTICK, from the exons ATGTCGCCGGAGGAATACGTTAGGGAATCCGGTGATCTTCGAGGAACTGAGCTTACCCTTGCCCTACCGGGAACTTCAATAATAGCATCGGAGGGCCGACAAAAGTCCAGAAACAAGCGTAGCTTCATCGAGACCGTTGATTTGAAACTCGGGGAAAGACACGTGAACAATTCTATAGCATGCAACAATTT CGACCGCTTGGTGGGGTGGCCGCCGGTGAGGACGGTAAGGGCGAGGAAGTACGTGAAAGTGGCGGTGGATGGTGCGGCCTATCTCAGAAAAGTCGATCTTCAGATGTACAATTGCTACGATCAACTTTTTGCCGCTCTAGAAAACATGTTTCAGGGTGTAGTAACAATATGTAAGTGA
- the LOC106449503 gene encoding auxin-responsive protein IAA15 isoform X1, with translation MSPEEYVRESGDLRGTELTLALPGTSIIASEGRQKSRNKRSFIETVDLKLGERHVNNSIACNNFDRLVGWPPVRTVRARKYVKVAVDGAAYLRKVDLQMYNCYDQLFAALENMFQGVVTICKVTTELERNGEFMATYEDKDGDWMLVGDVPWMMFVESCKRMRLMKAADAMGLVLPS, from the exons ATGTCGCCGGAGGAATACGTTAGGGAATCCGGTGATCTTCGAGGAACTGAGCTTACCCTTGCCCTACCGGGAACTTCAATAATAGCATCGGAGGGCCGACAAAAGTCCAGAAACAAGCGTAGCTTCATCGAGACCGTTGATTTGAAACTCGGGGAAAGACACGTGAACAATTCTATAGCATGCAACAATTT CGACCGCTTGGTGGGGTGGCCGCCGGTGAGGACGGTAAGGGCGAGGAAGTACGTGAAAGTGGCGGTGGATGGTGCGGCCTATCTCAGAAAAGTCGATCTTCAGATGTACAATTGCTACGATCAACTTTTTGCCGCTCTAGAAAACATGTTTCAGGGTGTAGTAACAATAT GTAAGGTGACGACGGAGCTGGAGAGGAACGGAGAGTTTATGGCAACGTACGAGGATAAGGACGGTGACTGGATGTTAGTCGGAGATGTCCCGTGGAT GATGTTTGTGGAGTCTTGCAAACGTATGCGGTTGATGAAAGCCGCGGATGCTATGGGGTTAG TACTTCCAAGCTAA